Proteins encoded by one window of Nicotiana tabacum cultivar K326 chromosome 10, ASM71507v2, whole genome shotgun sequence:
- the LOC107761047 gene encoding scarecrow-like protein 9, translated as MDPRFNGNPSSLSDFRLGNQSFPISSDGRMINGPRFELIYPDQKLHNGPRLENSFVQHNFGGVGCINGDRLPSNLESRSDLGGVEEDFNEDIDFSDVVLSYINQMLMEEEMEDKTDMLQESLELQAKEKTFYEALGKKYPPSPEQNAFTNQYNESPDDYFSGSIYNSTSNTSENSGNLVDSRAVNISTDYNSAYVEGLSFRNTSVCSSNSGNTIVDGFLDSPVSSFHIPDIYNESQSIWSFRKGVEEASKFLPTNNKLLNNDLPSLESKGEAGYVEKKDEGETSPTEARGRKNPQRDDNYTEEERSSKQAAIFTESTLRSEEFDIVLLHSMGKGEEALEAYRQNLRNAKSKTTVQIPKGSKGGKGRGKKQGGKKEVIDLRTLMINCAQAVAADDSKSAYELLKQIRQHSYPFGDGNQRLAHCFADGLEARLAGTGSQIYKALVNKRTSAADLLKAYHLYLASCPFRKISSFASNKTIMIKAENATRVHVIDFGILYGFQWPTFIQRIAEREGGPPKLRITGIEFPQPGFRPAERIEESGRRLADYARSFNVPFEYHAIAKKWETITVDDLKLDKDEFLAVTCLYRFKNLYDETVVADSSRTVVLNLIRKINPDIFIHGIVNGAYSSPFFVTRFREALFHFSALFDMLETIVPREIPERGLIEREIFGREALNVIACEGWERVERPETYKQWQVRILGARFTQIPFEREFVNKAVEKVRLGYHRDFVIDEDSQWLLLGWKGRTIYAISCWKPV; from the coding sequence ATGGATCCAAGATTTAATGGAAATCCGAGTTCTTTGAGTGATTTTCGACTAGGGAACCAATCATTTCCTATTTCTTCAGATGGGAGGATGATTAATGGACCAAGATTTGAACTTATTTATCCAGATCAGAAGCTACACAATGGTCCTAGACTTGAAAATAGCTTTGTCCAACACAATTTTGGTGGTGTTGGATGTATAAACGGTGACCGTTTACCTAGTAATCTAGAATCAAGATCTGACCTTGGCGGCGTTGAGGAGGACTTCAATGAAGATATTGATTTCTCGGATGTAGTTTTGAGTTATATAAATCAGATGCTTATGGAAGAAGAAATGGAGGACAAGACAGACATGCTTCAGGAATCGTTGGAActtcaagcaaaagaaaagacaTTCTATGAGGCCCTTGGCAAGAAGTATCCACCTTCGCCAGAGCAAAATGCGTTTACTAATCAGTACAATGAGAGTCCTGATGATTACTTCTCGGGAAGTATATACAATTCCACAAGTAATACTAGTGAAAATAGTGGTAACTTAGTTGATTCAAGAGCGGTTAACATTTCCACGGACTACAATTCCGCTTATGTCGAAGGCCTTTCATTTCGTAATACTTCAGTATGCTCATCAAATAGTGGGAATACTATTGTAGATGGGTTCTTAGACTCTCCTGTTAGTTCTTTTCATATTCCTGATATATATAATGAGAGCCAATCTATTTGGAGCTTTAGGAAAGGAGTTGAAGAAGCAAGTAAATTCCTCCCAACTAATAATAAGTTGTTGAACAATGACTTGCCGTCTCTGGAGTCTAAAGGGGAAGCTGGTTATGTGGAGAAAAAGGATGAGGGAGAGACTTCACCAACTGAGGCGAGAGGGAGGAAAAATCCTCAAAGGGATGATAATTATactgaagaagaaagaagtagcaAACAGGCAGCAATATTTACAGAATCAACTCTTCGGTCTGAGGAGTTTGATATCGTCTTGCTGCATAGCATGGGAAAGGGAGAGGAAGCACTGGAAGCTTATCGACAGAACCTGAGGAATGCTAAAAGCAAAACCACAGTGCAGATACCAAAAGGATCAAAAGGAGGAAAGGGCCGCGGGAAAAAGCAAGGTGGAAAGAAGGAAGTCATAGATTTAAGAACTCTTATGATAAATTGTGCGCAGGCTGTAGCTGCTGATGATTCCAAGAGTGCGTATGAGCTGTTGAAACAGATCAGACAACATTCATACCCTTTTGGAGATGGAAACCAGAGATTGGCTCATTGCTTTGCAGATGGTCTTGAGGCGCGCTTGGCTGGTACCGGTAGCCAGATTTATAAGGCCCTTGTCAATAAACGAACATCTGCAGCCGATCTTTTGAAGGCCTACCATTTGTATCTTGCGTCGTGCCCATTCAGAAAGATCTCAAGTTTTGCTTCAAACAAGACGATCATGATAAAGGCAGAGAATGCAACAAGGGTTCATGTCATTGACTTTGGCATCCTATATGGATTTCAGTGGCCTACATTCATCCAACGTATTGCAGAAAGAGAAGGGGGCCCACCAAAGCTTCGTATTACTGGTATAGAGTTTCCCCAACCAGGCTTCAGGCCAGCGGAACGGATTGAGGAATCTGGTCGCCGTTTGGCTGATTATGCTCGGTCCTTTAATGTCCCATTTGAATACCATGCAATTGCAAAGAAATGGGAGACCATCACAGTTGATGATCTAAAGCTCGACAAGGATGAATTTCTCGCTGTCACCTGCTTGTATCGCTTTAAGAACCTGTATGATGAGACTGTGGTAGCTGACAGTTCAAGAACCGTTGTTCTCAACCTCATAAGGAAGATCAATCCAGATATCTTCATCCATGGAATTGTCAATGGGGCCTATAGTTCCCCATTTTTTGTTACACGATTTCGTGAGGCCTTATTCCACTTTTCAGCACTATTTGATATGCTTGAAACTATTGTTCCCCGTGAGATTCCCGAAAGAGGGTTAATTGAGAGAGAGATCTTTGGGAGGGAAGCCCTGAATGTCATAGCTTGTGAGGGGTGGGAAAGAGTTGAAAGGCCAGAGACATACAAGCAGTGGCAAGTCCGTATCCTGGGGGCAAGGTTTACGCAAATACCTTTTGAACGAGAGTTTGTGAATAAGGCAGTAGAAAAGGTGAGGTTAGGATACCATAGAGATTTTGTAATTGATGAAGATAGCCAGTGGTTGTTGCTGGGGTGGAAAGGAAGAACAATTTACGCCATATCTTGTTGGAAACCTGTTTAA
- the LOC107761048 gene encoding uncharacterized protein At5g02240 — MAALTRVSSYQCHKLSLVNHRPPELSSLLATTSSLVSFPKKNKKFSKFSVLAMADLNTSTVLVTGAGGRTGSIVYKKLKERSEKYTARGLVRTEESKQKIGGADDVYIGDIRDTESIIPAIQGIDALVILTSAVPKMKPGFDPTQGGRPEFYFEDGAYPEQVDWIGQKNQIDAAKAAGVKQIVLVGSMGGTNPNHPLNSIGNGNILVWKRKAEQYLADSGIPYTIIRAGGLQDKEGGIRELLVGKDDELLQTETRTIARADVAEVCIQALEYEEAKFKALDLASKPEGTGTPTTDFKALFAQISARF; from the exons ATGGCTGCCTTGACACGTGTATCATCTTACCAATGCCATAAATTAAGTTTGGTAAATCATAGACCTCCAGAGTTGTCCTCACTTCTAGCAACTACCTCATCACTTGTTTCATTtccaaagaaaaacaagaaatttaGCAAATTCTCAGTTTTGGCCATGGCTGATTTGAACACAAGTACCGTTCTTGTTACCGGTGCTGGTGGCAGAACCG GATCAATTGTTTATAAGAAGTTGAAGGAGAGGTCAGAGAAATATACAGCGAGAGGATTGGTTAGAACGGAGGAAAGCAAACAAAAAATTGGCGGTGCCGATGATGTTTATATTGGTGATATCAGGGATACTGAGAGTATTATTCCTGCCATACAAGGTATTGATGCTCTTGTTATTCTTACAAGTGCTGTGCCAAAAATGAAGCCCGGGTTTGATCCAACTCAAGGTGGAAGACCGGAATTTTATTTTGAGGATGGGGCATACCCTGAACAG GTCGATTGGATTGGCCAAAAGAACCAAATAGATGCTG CTAAAGCTGCTGGTGTGAAGCAAATCGTGCTAGTTGGGTCAATGGGAGGGACAAATCCTAACCACCCCTTAAACAGTATTGGGAACGGGAATATATTG GTCTGGAAGAGAAAGGCTGAACAATACCTGGCTGACTCCGGTATTCCATACACAATTATAAG GGCTGGAGGATTACAAGATAAAGAAGGTGGTATTAGGGAACTACTTGTTGGAAAGGACGATGAACTTCTCCAGACAGAAACAAGAACCATTGCCAGGGCTGATGTTGCAGAAGTTTGCATTCAG GCACTGGAGTATGAGGAAGCTAAATTTAAGGCACTTGATCTGGCCTCGAAACCTGAGGGAACTGGCACACCAACCACAGACTTCAAGGCTCTATTTGCACAAATCAGTGCTCGTTTCTGA